A stretch of DNA from Deltaproteobacteria bacterium:
AAGCTCACCATTTTTCTCCTGATCAGTCTCGCCGTCGTTTCGATTTTCGGGACCGTCATCGAGCAGAACAAGTCGCTCGAGGAATACCGGAAGGTATTCAGCGAGCCGACGATCAAGTTTCTCTCGGCCATAGGGATGTTCGACATGTACCACTCGACCTGGTTCCTTTTTCTCCTGGTCGTTTTTACCGTCAACCTCACCCTCTGCACCCTCGACCGGCTCCCGAACGTTTTCAAGGTCATAAAAAACCCTCGCCTCCAGCTCGACGAGAAAAGCGAAAAAAGCTTCTCCCTCGCTCACCGGTGGAGGAAAAAGGCCGATGTCAGGGAGCTTGCCGACACGTACACAC
This window harbors:
- a CDS encoding cytochrome c biogenesis protein ResB, translating into MAKSNESYFDRVWKLFTSLKLTIFLLISLAVVSIFGTVIEQNKSLEEYRKVFSEPTIKFLSAIGMFDMYHSTWFLFLLVVFTVNLTLCTLDRLPNVFKVIKNPRLQLDEKSEKSFSLAHRWRKKADVRELADTYT